A window of the Streptomyces sp. Ag109_O5-10 genome harbors these coding sequences:
- a CDS encoding quinone-dependent dihydroorotate dehydrogenase yields MYKIFFQLVFRRMDPEAAHHLAFRWIRLAARIPVLRTFVAAALAPRYKELRTEAFGLRMHGPFGLAAGFDKNAVAIDGMSMLGFDHVEIGTVTGEAQPGNPRKRMFRLVADRALINRMGFNNDGSLTVAARLATRQAVFRTVVGVNIGKTKAVPEAEAVGDYVKSAERLAPYADYLVVNVSSPNTPGLRNLQAVDHLRPLLTAVREAADRVAANRRVPLLVKIAPDLADEDVDAVADLAVELGLDGIIATNTTIAREGLGLRSDPALVKETGGLSGAPLKARSLEVLRRLYARVGDRITLVGVGGVEDAEDAWQRILAGATLVQGYSAFVYQGPFWSRAVHKGLAARLRTSPYATLADAVGADVRKTV; encoded by the coding sequence ATGTACAAGATCTTCTTCCAGCTCGTCTTCCGGCGGATGGATCCCGAAGCCGCCCACCACCTCGCCTTCCGATGGATCCGGCTCGCCGCCCGGATCCCGGTGCTGCGCACCTTCGTTGCCGCCGCCTTGGCTCCCCGCTACAAGGAGCTGCGCACCGAGGCCTTCGGGCTGCGGATGCACGGGCCGTTCGGGCTGGCGGCCGGGTTCGACAAGAACGCGGTGGCGATCGACGGGATGTCGATGCTCGGGTTCGACCACGTCGAGATCGGGACCGTGACCGGGGAGGCGCAGCCCGGCAACCCCCGCAAGCGGATGTTCCGGCTCGTCGCCGACCGGGCGCTGATCAACCGGATGGGGTTCAACAACGACGGCTCGTTGACCGTCGCCGCGCGGCTGGCGACCCGTCAGGCCGTGTTCAGGACCGTCGTGGGCGTCAACATCGGCAAGACCAAGGCCGTACCGGAGGCCGAGGCCGTCGGCGACTACGTGAAGTCCGCCGAGCGGCTCGCGCCGTACGCGGACTACCTGGTCGTGAACGTGTCGTCGCCGAACACGCCGGGCCTGCGCAACCTCCAGGCCGTCGATCACCTCCGCCCGCTGCTGACGGCCGTGCGCGAGGCCGCCGACCGCGTGGCGGCGAACCGCCGGGTGCCGCTCCTGGTGAAGATCGCGCCGGACCTCGCCGACGAGGACGTCGACGCCGTCGCGGACCTGGCCGTGGAGCTGGGTCTCGACGGGATCATCGCCACCAACACGACGATCGCGCGCGAGGGGCTCGGGCTGCGGTCGGATCCCGCCCTGGTGAAGGAGACCGGAGGGCTCTCCGGGGCACCGCTCAAGGCGCGCTCCCTGGAGGTGCTGCGGCGGCTGTACGCGCGCGTGGGCGACCGCATCACCCTGGTCGGCGTCGGCGGTGTCGAGGACGCCGAGGACGCCTGGCAGCGCATCCTCGCCGGTGCCACGCTGGTCCAGGGTTACAGCGCCTTCGTCTACCAGGGCCCCTTCTGGAGCCGCGCCGTTCACAAGGGCCTCGCCGCCCGCCTGCGCACCAGTCCGTACGCCACCCTCGCCGACGCGGTCGGCGCCGACGTGAGGAAGACCGTATGA